GAACACATTTCGTCTACAATTCGACACTTCCAGCGATGAAGGAATTTTTCCGGTGTCTATTCTATGACTCCGGTGTAAGTTAAACGAAAATTTTACCCGAACCACGCGATCTACTTCTGCGTACAAGACAGCGGTCTaagcaccgacgaaccgacgtgtcactggcgctctctgATTGTCTCACGCTTTTTAACGGTTAAGAgttgagcagaatggatacgtttgcgtgcgttctGACAGCTTGGGAAAACTGttaaaacgcacgcaaacgtatccattctgctccgcTCTTTATTCACTTTTGCGTGCGATCGCTCCTGTCAAATGACACGTAGGTTGGTGCCTGAGCTATGAAAACTTTGCGAGCCATTATGAAGGTGGCGTTAGTGTTCGATATGATTTTTTatcatggcgtcgtgggcagcaaatctgaattattttccatgagtgacacgtcggttcgtcggtggtcTTAGcgcaatgagctagactttactaaagTCTTTActttagtaaagtctagctcattgagCGCATAGTAGGGAACCGTACGAATGAGAACGAATGAAGCAAAAGCGAGGAAAAGCAGCCTGGTAAGTATATACAGTACCAACCCGAAAACAATCTGCTACACATCCGCGCGCGACGAGAACAAAACAGCAACTGATAAGTAGTGTTTAGTACCTACACATTTCAAAACATATAGTAAAGGAAAAAacccaataaagaaataaatagaAACCTAACCATAACGATGTGTTCTATAACCAAAAGAATTGAACAAATCTTGAAGAGGTGAGCCAGCTCCGGGCGGAAAAtcttttataaaataaaaaagactACCCCGACTGCTTATCTTTCTTACAATAATTTCCTCCTTTTCATATAATCATCTGTTTCATTCACGTTAGGAATTTTGAATTGCAGAAAAGGATACAAAGTTGTTGTTACTTTCTCATCAAATGACCTCCAAATCATTTATATTATAATTGTCTTCGTCAAAGCCATTTTTGCTTATTGCAGTATAAGAAAAGAATGAACAACATGGATATCGATGCATAGTTTGATAATTAAACTACACTCCAAAATATATAAAACTTAACGTTTTGATTTCGTACCGAACTGAGCCTAATCATTCTAATCGCTATAATCCATAACAGTCGCCACTACAAACAGCGGAAAATCCGGAATCACATCGATAGAGAGAAGGTACTCTAACTGTATACACCCAGGCGAAGATCCGCCACCCATCGGGACTCACCTGTTCCTTCCGATTCTGCTTGTCCTCCTTTTCGCGCTTGCGAACTTCAACGATGAACTCGTTGAAGAGGCTTTCCCGTTCACGTATTTTTTCGATCACCTTGAAGCGATCATCTTTGCCATACTTCTGGGCAAATTCACTGAACGACGATCTAGAGGAAAACTTTCATTAGAAAACATTCGAAATCAATTCTACAAGACCAACTTACTTTCCGTGCAAATTTGCGGCCTCCAGCAACGATCGAAACTCCTCCCGCTTCTGTTTCATCTTATTCTTTTTCTCCTTGCGCTCCTCCTCGGCCCGATCTTTGACGTATTTCTCGAAAACTTGCTTCCGTTCCTTGGACGTCAACAGCAGATAACGTGGATCGAACACAATTTTGTGCAGTTCTTTCTCCCAAGTGCTGAACGC
The nucleotide sequence above comes from Armigeres subalbatus isolate Guangzhou_Male chromosome 3, GZ_Asu_2, whole genome shotgun sequence. Encoded proteins:
- the LOC134220576 gene encoding transcription elongation regulator 1-like isoform X1; this translates as MEAEVRASRERALVPLDVRMKSFKEMLKEKEVSAFSTWEKELHKIVFDPRYLLLTSKERKQVFEKYVKDRAEEERKEKKNKMKQKREEFRSLLEAANLHGKSSFSEFAQKYGKDDRFKVIEKIRERESLFNEFIVEVRKREKEDKQNRKEQQVIVLLPLLLEILSQELPQPAGVTTLRAYHRRSKFPFVCVAEIDGVAVRK
- the LOC134220576 gene encoding transcription elongation regulator 1-like isoform X2, with protein sequence MEAEVRASRERALVPLDVRMKSFKEMLKEKEVSAFSTWEKELHKIVFDPRYLLLTSKERKQVFEKYVKDRAEEERKEKKNKMKQKREEFRSLLEAANLHGKSSFSEFAQKYGKDDRFKVIEKIRERESLFNEFIVEVRKREKEDKQNRKEQVIVLLPLLLEILSQELPQPAGVTTLRAYHRRSKFPFVCVAEIDGVAVRK